The Armatimonadota bacterium genome includes the window ATCAACGTGATCTCGACGCTCAACATCCAGCACTTGGATAGCCTTAACGACACGGTTTTGGAGCTGACCGGCGTTCGAGTGAGGGAGACCATTCCGGATTCCGTCGTCATGGAAGCGGACGAGGTGGAGTTGGTGGACCTGACCCCGGATGCCGTAATCAATCGGCTGAGGCGCGGGGATATATACCGCGAAGAGAAGATCTCCCAGGCGCTCGCCAATTTCTTCAAGAAGGGGAACATCGTGGCGCTTCGGGAGCTTGCTCTGCGAATGACCGCCGATGAGGTGGACGTACAGCTGCATCAGTACATGCAGAACCACCACATGGAGCAGGCCAAGCTCGCGCGCGAGCATATCGTCGTGGCGGTCGCTCCTCGTCTGCTCTCGCTGAAGCTCGTTCGCAGGGGCTACAGGCTAGCGCGGCGCACTCAGGGCGACTTCGTCTGCGTATACGTGCGCGTGCCGGGCTCGACGCCCGGCAGGAGGGAACTGCACATCCTCGAGGAAGTCCGCGACCTCACTCGAAACCTCGGCGGCGAGTGGGCGGAACTCCAGGGTGACTCCATCGCCGAGGAACTGATCAAGTACGTGCGCGAATCCGGGACCACGCTTATCGTGATGGGGCAGTCCGCACGCAGGCGATGGAACGAGATCGTGCGAGGCTCGATCGTCAACCGGATCATGCGCGAGATAAAGAATGTGGACATCCTAGTGATCGCTCACACCGAAGAGGAAGAATGAACGGAATCTTAATGTCTGTCCAGCCTGAGTTCACGCCTGCTTCACACAGCATCTGCTACACTGGCAGTACTCGAACTGTGCGGATGCGAGGGGAACGCAGTGACAACTACCGCAGCGACTCCTGGACTTTCCTTCGCGGCGATGTGCGCATGTCCCCGGCATGCAACCCGCCTGCACTGCTGCGTGAAGGTCGAGCAAAAGGCCAACTGCGGTGTCACTCATCCCCGACGCGGATGGTGCGTGCGCATGCCGGACGAGGCTGAGTCGACGGGTGATCCGGCATCGACCGGCAAGCCCGTCGGATCCCGGAGGATGAAATGCTCTATTGGATCAGGCGACTGCTGATCGGGAATCCCATACCCTCCTCGAGAGCGATACATGAGAGGTTGTCGAAGTTCATCGCGCTGCCCGTCTTCGGATCGGACCCGATCTCATCGGTCGCCTACGCTACTGAGGAAATTCTGCTCGCACTGATCCTCATCGGCCCGCTGCTGATCACGCACTCCAACGCGCTAATCTATATCGCCGTCGCGATCGTTACCCTGATGACGATAGTGGCCACCTCGTATCGCCAGACGATCTTCTCGTATCCTTCCGGCGGCGGGGCATACATTGTGGCGAAGGACAATCTCGGCACGACTCCGGGCCTCTTTGCAGGAGCCGCCCTGATGATCGACTACGTCCTGACCGTGGCGGTAAGCGTATCGTCCGGTGTTGCGGCCGTTCTATCCTTTCTGCCCCACTACCAGCACTATCACGTCGAGCTTGCCGTCTGCGTGGTGATATTCATAGCCCTCGCGAACCTGCGCGGTGTTCGGGAGTCCGGAGCGCTGTTCGCCCTGCCGACTTACGTCTTCGTCGGGAGCGCGCTGACGCTCGTGGCGATGGGTGTGTACCGGATATTCACCGATGCCGGCTTTGCTGTCCCTCCTCCGCCTGCAGGCTCCGTGCCCGAACCGGTGCACCTCGGCGCGTCAGGTCTCCTGCTGGGTTTTCTTATCCTGAGGGCATTTGCCAGTGGCTGCGCGGCCATGACCGGGACGGAAGCGGTGAGCAATGGGATACCCGCGTTCCGCCCCCCGGAGTCCAAGAACGCTGCAGCGACTCTGGTGATCATGATATCACTGCTGGCGACACTGTTCATAGGGATCTCTTTCGTCGCGTGGAAAGGGCACGTGATTCCGATGGAGCAGACAGCAGCAGGGTACCAGACCGTGCCGTCGCAGATCGCGGCAGCGGTCTTTGGGAGGAACTGGTTCTACTATCTCTTCCAGGTCTCCACTGCTCTGATACTGATACTGGCCGCCAACACGAGTTTCGCCGACTTCCCGCGCCTCGGTTCCATCATGGCGCGTGACCGTTTCCTGCCTAGACAACTCTACAATCTCGGCGACAAACTCGTCTACTCAAACGGAATCGTCGTGCTGTCGCTCCTTGCGGTCACCCTGATCGTAGTGTTCCGGGGGGTAGTGAATGCCCTGATACCGTTGTACGCGATTGGTGTGTTTCTCTCGTTCACGCTGTCGCAGTCGGGAATGGTCAGGCATTTCATCCGCCTCAGACAGCGGGGGTGGCGTCGCGGCGTGATCATCAGCGGAGTGGGGGCCGTCGCGACCGCGATCGTCTGCATCGTGCAGGCGGTCACCAAGGCCTCGGAGGGGGCGTGGATCGTTCTCATTCTCATACCGACACTCGTATACGTGTTCTCGAGGATCAACAAGCACTACGTTGCTCTCGGCAACGAACTCCGACTTACCCCGGAGGACAGCTTTGTTCCGATCGACAACGTGGTACTCGTTCTGACTCCGTCGCTGCACAAGGGTGTACTGCCCGCACTGGAATACGCGAAGTCCCTGTCCGCACAGGTGCGTGCGATACACGTGGAGACCGATCCGCTCGATACCGAACTTCTTGTGGAACGCTGGGACAAGTGGAGTGGTGGAATCCCTCTTATCATCCTCGAATCTCCATACAGGTCGCTGGTCGGTCCGCTGATGGAGTACCTCGACGAAGTCAAGGAGGAGAGCGGCAACCAGATGGTCACTGTCGTACTCCCCGAGTTCGTGACCGGCAAGTGGTGGCACCGCATTCTCCACAACCAGTCCGGACTCATGCTCAAGTTCGCGCTCCTGTTCAAGGACGGTATCGTCACGTCGAATATCCGATACCATCTTGCCGGGCGGATGAACGGCAGGCGCCGTGCTGCTGCCCGCCAGACTCCATCCTTGTGACAACCGCGCTCGTGAGACCGGCGTGTCTCTTGCAGAGGCAGGTCGAAGA containing:
- a CDS encoding APC family permease, with amino-acid sequence MLYWIRRLLIGNPIPSSRAIHERLSKFIALPVFGSDPISSVAYATEEILLALILIGPLLITHSNALIYIAVAIVTLMTIVATSYRQTIFSYPSGGGAYIVAKDNLGTTPGLFAGAALMIDYVLTVAVSVSSGVAAVLSFLPHYQHYHVELAVCVVIFIALANLRGVRESGALFALPTYVFVGSALTLVAMGVYRIFTDAGFAVPPPPAGSVPEPVHLGASGLLLGFLILRAFASGCAAMTGTEAVSNGIPAFRPPESKNAAATLVIMISLLATLFIGISFVAWKGHVIPMEQTAAGYQTVPSQIAAAVFGRNWFYYLFQVSTALILILAANTSFADFPRLGSIMARDRFLPRQLYNLGDKLVYSNGIVVLSLLAVTLIVVFRGVVNALIPLYAIGVFLSFTLSQSGMVRHFIRLRQRGWRRGVIISGVGAVATAIVCIVQAVTKASEGAWIVLILIPTLVYVFSRINKHYVALGNELRLTPEDSFVPIDNVVLVLTPSLHKGVLPALEYAKSLSAQVRAIHVETDPLDTELLVERWDKWSGGIPLIILESPYRSLVGPLMEYLDEVKEESGNQMVTVVLPEFVTGKWWHRILHNQSGLMLKFALLFKDGIVTSNIRYHLAGRMNGRRRAAARQTPSL